In the genome of Streptomyces racemochromogenes, one region contains:
- a CDS encoding DUF4177 domain-containing protein: MTKKFEYATVPLLVHATKQILDTWGEDGWELVQVVPGPNNPEQLVAYLKREKA; this comes from the coding sequence ATGACCAAGAAGTTCGAATACGCGACGGTCCCCCTGCTGGTTCACGCCACCAAGCAGATCCTGGACACCTGGGGCGAGGACGGCTGGGAGCTCGTCCAGGTCGTGCCCGGCCCGAACAACCCCGAGCAGCTCGTGGCCTACCTCAAGCGGGAGAAGGCATGA
- a CDS encoding RidA family protein yields MSGVVEARIAELGLTLPEVVPPLATYQPAVRSGAYVYTAGQLPMVQGKLPVTGKVGAEVSAEQAKELAATCALNALAAVKSVVGDLDKIARVVKVVGFVASAPDFTAQPGVLNGASELLGEVLGDKGVHARSAVGVAVLPLDAPVEIEIQVELTAGA; encoded by the coding sequence ATGAGCGGCGTCGTCGAGGCCCGGATCGCCGAGCTCGGCCTGACCCTGCCCGAGGTCGTCCCGCCGCTGGCCACGTACCAGCCGGCGGTCCGGTCGGGCGCGTACGTGTACACCGCGGGCCAGCTGCCGATGGTGCAGGGCAAGCTCCCCGTCACCGGCAAGGTCGGCGCCGAGGTCTCCGCGGAGCAGGCGAAGGAACTCGCGGCGACGTGCGCGCTGAACGCGCTGGCCGCCGTCAAGTCCGTGGTCGGCGACCTGGACAAGATCGCCCGTGTGGTGAAGGTCGTCGGCTTCGTCGCCTCGGCCCCCGACTTCACGGCGCAGCCGGGCGTGCTGAACGGTGCGAGCGAGCTGCTGGGTGAGGTGCTCGGCGACAAGGGCGTGCACGCGCGCTCCGCGGTCGGTGTGGCGGTCCTGCCGCTGGACGCGCCGGTCGAGATCGAGATCCAGGTCGAGCTGACCGCCGGGGCCTGA
- a CDS encoding NUDIX hydrolase, giving the protein MPNGQHGQPSPSQPPAGGQWYPPEWPDRIRALADGVLTPVEPRRAATVMLLRDTPAGPAVHMLRRRSSMAFAGGAYAYPGGGVDPRDEDHRIGWAGPGLDLWAERLGTDAATAQAIVCGAVRETFEEAGVLLAGETPDTVVGDTTGDDWEADREALVARELSFAEFLDRRKLLLRSDLLGAWARWITPEFEPRRYDTWFFVAALPEGQRTRNASTEADRTVWIRPADAADGYDRGELLMMPPTISTLRSLEPYGSAADALAAAGGQDLAPVLARAALEDGVLVLSWPGHDEFTKRVSPGDPA; this is encoded by the coding sequence ATGCCCAATGGTCAGCACGGTCAGCCCTCGCCCAGCCAGCCGCCCGCCGGAGGCCAGTGGTACCCCCCGGAGTGGCCCGACCGCATCCGCGCGCTCGCCGACGGGGTCCTCACCCCGGTGGAGCCCAGACGTGCGGCCACCGTGATGCTGCTGCGCGACACTCCCGCCGGCCCCGCCGTGCACATGCTGCGCCGTCGCTCCTCCATGGCCTTCGCCGGCGGTGCGTACGCCTACCCCGGCGGCGGCGTCGACCCCCGTGACGAGGACCACCGCATCGGCTGGGCCGGGCCCGGCCTGGACCTCTGGGCGGAGCGCCTCGGCACGGACGCCGCCACCGCCCAGGCGATCGTCTGCGGGGCGGTGCGCGAGACCTTCGAGGAGGCCGGGGTGCTGCTCGCGGGGGAGACCCCGGACACGGTCGTCGGGGACACCACCGGCGACGACTGGGAGGCCGACCGCGAGGCCCTCGTGGCGCGCGAGCTGTCCTTCGCCGAGTTCCTGGACCGGCGCAAGCTGCTGCTGCGCTCCGATCTGCTCGGGGCGTGGGCCCGCTGGATCACCCCGGAGTTCGAGCCGCGCCGCTACGACACGTGGTTCTTCGTCGCCGCCCTCCCGGAAGGCCAGCGCACCCGCAACGCCTCCACCGAGGCCGACCGGACCGTCTGGATCCGCCCCGCCGACGCCGCCGACGGGTACGACCGGGGCGAGCTGCTGATGATGCCGCCGACCATCTCCACCCTGCGTTCCCTGGAGCCGTACGGGAGCGCCGCCGACGCGCTCGCCGCGGCCGGCGGGCAGGACCTTGCCCCCGTCCTGGCGCGGGCCGCGCTGGAGGACGGCGTGCTGGTGCTCAGCTGGCCCGGCCACGACGAGTTCACGAAGCGAGTGAGCCCGGGAGACCCCGCATGA